One stretch of Pseudomonas fragi DNA includes these proteins:
- the dibA gene encoding phosphodiesterase DibA yields the protein MSVSSRDALRTALLYGLLAVFWLLVTDHLLSSYFDDSAQLVRWQQINGYVFALFSAVLIFFARARLFDFLGMNPGLKRQRQDQERLRQAAVVFDCTREGVLVSDSRGVIVHVNRALVEITGYPAEEVLGRRPNMFKSGRHGPEFYQAMFKTIDEHGEWHGEIWNRRKSGEVYPQWQTVRAITDDKGLVSHYVAVFSDISAIKNSQTELARLVHHDPLTDLPNRLLFTDRTEQALASAQRHQTGCALLMIDLDHFKIINDSLGHNVGDLLLKAVAERLLRVFGKGFTVARLGGDEFAVLIDSCAQASQAAGLAQQVLEIMKGPFDVDKHQLFISASVGISVFPGDALNAEQLLRNADSALFKAKSSGREGYALYTEELTAHAQYRVEVASDLRRALEQQELRVYYQPVHELKTSRLIGVEALVRWEHPQRGLLAPGEFIPIAERTGLIAEIDAWVLEQACWQMVQWQGAGVELAFVAVNISSRLFARPELFALVSTVLADTGLDPALLELEVTESAVMDNSQVALEQMHRLRALGLRLAIDDFGTGFSSLLRLKRLPVQKLKIDQGFVAGLPGDNDDVAIVRAVIALGQSMGLQVHAEGIEQVGQAQFLLDLDCDLGQGYWFGRPMPAQDLDWQRAPAIRP from the coding sequence ATGTCTGTTTCTTCTCGCGATGCCTTGCGTACGGCCTTGTTATACGGGCTGCTAGCGGTTTTCTGGCTGCTGGTAACTGATCATTTATTGAGCAGTTATTTCGATGATTCAGCACAATTGGTGAGGTGGCAGCAGATAAATGGCTATGTTTTTGCCTTGTTCAGCGCCGTACTGATTTTTTTCGCCCGGGCCCGTTTATTCGATTTTCTGGGCATGAACCCCGGCCTGAAGCGCCAGCGTCAGGATCAGGAGCGCTTGCGCCAGGCGGCAGTGGTGTTTGACTGCACCCGTGAAGGGGTGCTGGTCAGCGACAGCCGCGGGGTGATCGTTCACGTTAATCGTGCCCTGGTGGAGATCACGGGCTACCCGGCCGAAGAGGTGCTTGGTCGCCGCCCGAACATGTTCAAGTCGGGCCGTCACGGCCCCGAGTTCTACCAGGCAATGTTCAAGACCATCGACGAGCACGGCGAGTGGCACGGCGAAATCTGGAACCGGCGCAAAAGTGGCGAGGTTTACCCGCAGTGGCAAACCGTGCGTGCGATTACCGATGACAAGGGCCTGGTTAGCCACTATGTCGCGGTTTTTTCGGATATCTCCGCGATCAAGAACTCCCAGACCGAGCTGGCGCGCCTGGTTCACCATGACCCCCTGACCGACCTGCCCAACCGCCTGCTGTTCACCGACCGTACCGAGCAGGCTCTGGCTTCTGCACAACGCCACCAGACCGGCTGCGCGCTGCTGATGATTGATCTCGACCACTTCAAGATCATCAATGACAGCCTGGGCCACAACGTCGGCGACCTGCTGCTCAAGGCGGTGGCCGAGCGTTTGCTCAGGGTGTTTGGCAAGGGCTTTACCGTGGCCCGGCTGGGCGGCGATGAGTTCGCCGTGCTGATCGACAGCTGTGCGCAAGCGAGCCAGGCCGCCGGGCTTGCGCAGCAGGTGCTGGAGATCATGAAAGGCCCGTTTGATGTCGACAAGCATCAGCTGTTTATCAGCGCCAGCGTTGGCATCAGCGTGTTCCCCGGCGATGCGTTGAACGCCGAGCAATTGCTGCGCAATGCCGACTCGGCGCTGTTCAAGGCCAAAAGCTCGGGGCGCGAGGGGTATGCCTTGTACACCGAAGAGCTGACGGCCCACGCCCAGTACCGGGTCGAGGTGGCCAGCGATTTGCGCCGTGCCCTGGAGCAGCAAGAGCTGCGCGTGTATTACCAACCGGTGCATGAACTTAAAACCAGCCGCTTGATTGGCGTTGAGGCTCTGGTGCGCTGGGAGCACCCGCAGCGCGGGCTGTTGGCGCCGGGAGAGTTTATCCCGATCGCGGAACGCACCGGGCTGATTGCCGAAATTGACGCCTGGGTGCTGGAGCAGGCCTGTTGGCAGATGGTGCAGTGGCAGGGGGCGGGCGTGGAGCTGGCGTTTGTGGCGGTGAACATTTCCAGCCGCCTGTTTGCCCGGCCCGAGCTGTTCGCGCTGGTGTCCACGGTGCTGGCGGATACCGGCCTGGACCCGGCCCTGCTGGAACTGGAAGTGACCGAAAGTGCGGTGATGGACAACTCGCAAGTGGCCCTGGAGCAGATGCATCGCCTGCGGGCTCTGGGTTTGCGCCTGGCTATCGATGATTTCGGCACCGGCTTTTCATCGCTGCTGCGCCTCAAGCGCTTGCCCGTGCAGAAGCTGAAAATCGATCAGGGCTTTGTCGCCGGCTTGCCCGGGGACAATGATGATGTGGCAATCGTGCGTGCCGTTATCGCTTTGGGTCAAAGCATGGGCTTGCAGGTGCATGCCGAAGGCATAGAGCAGGTCGGGCAGGCGCAGTTCCTGCTCGACCTTGACTGCGACCTGGGCCAGGGCTACTGGTTCGGGCGCCCGATGCCTGCCCAGGATCTGGACTGGCAAAGGGCGCCGGCGATTCGCCCCTGA
- the desA gene encoding delta-9 fatty acid desaturase DesA, whose translation MWYNGFLDLSAWQLVAVTLLMTHVTIIGVTVYLHRYSAHRSLELNGGLKHFFRFWLWLTTAQNTREWTAIHRKHHAKCETVDDPHSPVIKGLSTVLRKGAELYREEAQNPETLRIYGKNCPEDWIERNLYSRYKMLGVALMLVIDLLLFGAIGLTIWAIQMMWIPVWAAGVVNGLGHAVGYRNFECRDAATNLVPWGIIIGGEELHNNHHTYPNSAKLSVKKWEFDLGWAWIKVFSFLRLAKVQRVAPIAHRVEGKGNLDMDTAMAILNNRFQIMAQYRKLVIAPLVQQELAKVDHSVRHQFRRAKRLLSRETSLLEDRHHQRIEKMLEHSQSLKVIYEKRLALQQIWVKTSTNGHDMLAAIKEWVHEAEASGIQSLRDFAHQLKTYSLRPAAV comes from the coding sequence ATGTGGTACAACGGTTTTCTCGACTTGTCAGCCTGGCAACTGGTGGCAGTCACTCTGTTGATGACCCACGTGACCATTATCGGTGTCACGGTTTATCTACACCGCTACTCAGCCCACCGCTCATTGGAGCTCAATGGTGGCCTGAAACACTTTTTCCGCTTCTGGCTGTGGCTCACCACCGCGCAGAACACCCGCGAGTGGACAGCCATCCACCGCAAACACCACGCCAAATGCGAAACCGTCGATGACCCGCACAGCCCGGTGATCAAAGGGTTATCGACCGTTTTGCGAAAAGGTGCAGAGCTGTATCGCGAAGAAGCGCAAAATCCTGAAACACTGCGCATTTACGGCAAAAACTGCCCTGAAGACTGGATTGAGCGAAATCTTTATTCGCGTTACAAAATGCTCGGCGTGGCCCTTATGCTGGTCATCGACCTGCTGCTGTTCGGTGCCATCGGCCTGACCATCTGGGCCATCCAGATGATGTGGATCCCGGTGTGGGCGGCAGGCGTGGTCAACGGTTTGGGTCACGCGGTGGGTTATCGCAACTTCGAGTGCCGCGACGCGGCCACCAACCTGGTGCCGTGGGGCATCATCATTGGCGGTGAAGAGCTGCACAACAACCATCACACTTACCCCAACTCGGCCAAGCTGTCGGTCAAGAAGTGGGAGTTCGACCTGGGTTGGGCCTGGATCAAGGTCTTCAGCTTTTTGCGTCTGGCCAAGGTTCAGCGTGTTGCGCCGATTGCCCACCGGGTGGAAGGCAAGGGCAACCTGGACATGGACACCGCGATGGCGATCCTCAACAACCGTTTCCAGATCATGGCCCAGTACCGCAAGCTGGTGATCGCGCCGCTGGTGCAGCAAGAGCTGGCCAAGGTCGATCATTCGGTGCGCCACCAGTTCCGCCGCGCCAAGCGCCTGCTGTCGCGCGAGACCAGCCTGCTTGAAGATCGCCATCATCAGCGGATCGAGAAGATGCTGGAGCACAGCCAGTCGCTGAAAGTGATTTACGAGAAGCGCCTGGCCCTGCAACAGATCTGGGTCAAGACCAGCACCAACGGTCACGACATGCTGGCGGCGATCAAGGAATGGGTACACGAGGCAGAGGCCAGCGGGATCCAGTCGCTGCGCGACTTTGCCCACCAGCTCAAGACCTATTCGCTGAGGCCTGCAGCGGTTTAA
- a CDS encoding HDOD domain-containing protein, translating into MTVVDLKAAPTVLIAEADPWTRDLLKQVVLTVRCDAQLDVCGDGQQALAQLGKQTYGLVIADRDLPGIGGLDLLRSVRQRRAVAAQPFILLSARNDSASVREALPLAPTAYLTMPLDIAGLTKRLTGLLLEAGQEILCDVPALAPGMTLKRYLEQHRASSDGAPLKVDAQSALRNSLGPDGLDLAQLEQQMRTDPHITAVLIAAANSAAQHLASPAQTLAQAMQRLGPAQSMNLIQGLTLKPGAQLSDACLADYAEGYWALSQRAADYGRTLAGMLNLDQERCYCAGLLHCLGDLAVLRCLQEWRQAGGELDTPAIDASLAEFGAAYGSALRTRWRLPLELRELIAAMYHLGGGVYSREALVMNLAAQVANLETEEGIAEVAGGKTARFLRVGMSQLLQLIDKP; encoded by the coding sequence ATGACGGTTGTAGATTTAAAAGCAGCACCCACTGTATTGATTGCCGAGGCCGACCCCTGGACCCGGGACTTGCTCAAGCAAGTGGTGCTGACTGTACGTTGCGACGCTCAACTGGATGTCTGTGGCGACGGCCAGCAGGCGCTTGCACAGTTGGGCAAGCAAACCTACGGCCTGGTGATTGCTGACCGTGATCTGCCGGGCATCGGTGGCCTGGATCTGCTGCGCAGTGTTCGCCAGCGTCGCGCAGTTGCCGCGCAGCCCTTTATTTTGCTGAGTGCACGCAATGACAGCGCCAGTGTGCGTGAAGCATTGCCCCTGGCGCCTACGGCCTACCTGACCATGCCACTGGACATTGCCGGGCTGACCAAGCGCCTCACGGGGTTATTGCTTGAGGCGGGGCAAGAGATCTTGTGTGACGTGCCGGCGCTGGCGCCCGGCATGACCCTCAAGCGTTATCTGGAACAGCACCGTGCGTCTTCAGATGGCGCGCCGCTCAAGGTTGATGCGCAGTCGGCGCTCAGGAACAGCCTGGGTCCTGATGGGCTTGATCTTGCGCAGCTTGAGCAGCAGATGCGTACCGATCCACACATTACTGCGGTGCTGATTGCGGCCGCCAACAGCGCGGCGCAGCACCTTGCGAGCCCGGCCCAGACCCTTGCACAAGCCATGCAGCGGCTGGGGCCTGCGCAAAGCATGAACTTGATACAGGGGCTGACCCTAAAGCCCGGCGCGCAGTTAAGCGATGCGTGCCTGGCGGACTACGCCGAGGGTTATTGGGCCTTGTCACAGCGGGCAGCAGACTACGGCCGCACATTGGCAGGCATGCTCAATCTGGATCAGGAGCGTTGTTACTGCGCCGGGTTGTTGCACTGCCTGGGTGATCTGGCCGTGTTGCGTTGCTTGCAGGAATGGCGCCAGGCGGGTGGTGAGCTGGATACGCCGGCGATCGATGCCTCTCTGGCCGAGTTTGGCGCAGCCTATGGCTCGGCGTTACGCACGCGCTGGCGCTTGCCGTTGGAGCTGCGGGAGCTGATTGCGGCCATGTATCACTTGGGCGGCGGGGTGTATTCGCGTGAAGCGCTGGTGATGAACCTGGCGGCGCAAGTGGCCAATCTGGAAACAGAAGAGGGGATTGCCGAGGTGGCGGGCGGGAAGACCGCGCGCTTTTTGCGGGTGGGTATGTCGCAGCTCTTGCAACTGATCGATAAACCGTAA